From a single Centropristis striata isolate RG_2023a ecotype Rhode Island chromosome 14, C.striata_1.0, whole genome shotgun sequence genomic region:
- the cpne4b gene encoding copine-4, translating into MSNIYESAEATLGFISSPCLAKVELRVACRGISDRDALSKPDPCVVLKMQSHGQWFEVDRTEVIRSSSMPVFSKIFLVDYYFEEVQRLRFELHDISSGNNGLRDADFLGAMECTLGQIVSQRKLTKALLKQGNTAGKSSITVTAEELSGNDDYVELSFSARKLDDKDFFSKSDPFLEIFRINDDGTESLVHRTETVMNNLSPVWKSFKVSLNTLCSGDHDRELKCTVWDWDSNGKHDFIGEFQTTFKEMRAEQEGKQLQWECINPKYQMKKKNYRNSGVVILNHCKIIKMYSFLDYIMGGCQIQFTVAIDFTASNGDPRNSCSLHYIHPYQPNEYLKALVAVGEICQDYDSDKMFPAFGFGALIPPDFKVSHDFAVNFDEDNPECAGIQGVVEAYQNCLPKIQLYGPTNIAPIIQKVASSASEEMHTKEAMEYFILLILTDGVITDMADTREAIVHASHLPMSVIIVGVGNADFTDMQILDGDDGILRSPKGEPVLRDIVQFVPFKDFKHASPAALAKSVLAEVPNQVVDYYNAKGIKPKCMSDYESTRTFSP; encoded by the exons ATGAGTAACATCTATGAGTCTGCAGAGGCCACGCTGGGCTTTATCAGCTCCCCATGCCTTGCCAAAGTGGAGCTGAGAGTGGCCTGTCGGGGGATTTCGGACCGCGACGCGCTCTCCAAACCCGACCCTTGTGTGGTGCTGAAGATGCAGTCTCACGGGCAGTGGTTTGAG gtgGACCGCACAGAGGTGATTCGCAGCAGTAGCATGCCAGTCTTTTCCAAGATCTTCCTGGTTGATTACTACTTTGAGGAGGTCCAGAGGCTCCGCTTTGAACTTCATGACATCAGCTCTGGCAACAATGGACTCCGTGACGCTGACTTCCTGGGAGCCATGGAGTGCACCTTGGGACAG ATCGTCTCTCAGAGGAAACTGACCAAAGCGCTACTCAAACAGGGAAACACTGCTGGAAAGTCCTCCATAACG GTGACAGCAGAGGAGCTGTCTGGTAATGACGATTACGTCGAACTCTCCTTCAGCGCTCGTAAGCTAGACGACAAG GATTTCTTCAGCAAGTCAGACCCTTTCCTGGAGATTTTTAGAATAAATGATGACGGGACTGAGTCGCTTGTACACAGAACTGAG ACAGTTATGAATAACCTGAGCCCTGTTTGGAAATCCTTCAAAGTTTCCTTGAACACACTCTGCAGTGGCGACCATGACAGGGAGCTAAAG TGCACAGTTTGGGACTGGGACTCTAATGGAAAACACGACTTTATTGGAGAGTTTCAGACCACCTTTAAGGAGATGAGAGCAGAGCAGGAGGGCAAACAG CTTCAATGGGAGTGCATCAACCCTAAATAccagatgaagaagaagaattacAGAAACTCTGGCGTTGTCATTCTCAACCACTGTAAG atcatcaaaatgtattccTTCCTGGATTACATCATGGGAGGCTGCCAAATTCAGTTCACA GTGGCAATAGACTTCACAGCATCCAATGGGGACCCCAGAAACAGCTGCTCCCTCCACTACATCCACCCCTACCAGCCCAACGAGTACCTCAAAGCGCTGGTGGCCGTAGGGGAGATCTGCCAAGACTATGACAG tGATAAAATGTTCCCTGCGTTTGGTTTTGGAGCGCTGATACCACCTGACTTCAAG GTTTCACACGATTTCGCCGTGAACTTTGATGAGGACAATCCCGAATGTGCTG GCATCCAAGGCGTCGTGGAAGCCTACCAGAATTGCCTCCCTAAGATCCAGCTCTATGGGCCCACCAACATCGCCCCAATAATCCAGAAAGTGGCCTCGTCCGCCTCTGAGGAGATGCACACCAAAGAGGCCATG GAATACTTCATCCTGCTGATCCTGACCGACGGCGTCATCACCGACATGGCGGACACGCGGGAGGCCATCGTGCACGCCTCCCACCTGCCCATGTCAGTCATCATCGTCGGCGTGGGCAACGCAGACTTCACAGACATGCAGATACTGGACGGGGACGACGGGATCCTGCGTTCACCAAAGGGCGAGCCCGTCCTCCGCGACATCGTTCAGTTTGTCCCCTTCAAGGACTTCAAACAC GCCTCCCCAGCTGCACTGGCTAAGAGCGTTTTGGCAGAAGTCCCGAACCAGGTGGTGGATTACTACAACGCTAAAGGCATCAAACCCAAGTGTATGTCGGACTATGAGTCCACAAGAACCTTCAGCCCCTGA